Proteins encoded in a region of the Salinicoccus sp. RF5 genome:
- a CDS encoding response regulator transcription factor, giving the protein MKHILVVEDELNLARFIELELVHEGYHVTLSADGEEGLQKALDHDFDCILLDLMLPKLNGLEVCRRLRKEKDTPIIIITAKGETYDKVIGLDYGADDYIVKPFEIEELLARIRVIMRRSSSKEDNREILELHGITMDTSAYHVTLDDRELDLTKTEYELLHLLMKNAGVVLQRETILDHVWGYDSEVETNVVDVYIRYLRNKLKPFDKHKLIETVRGVGYVIRS; this is encoded by the coding sequence ATGAAACATATTCTAGTAGTTGAAGATGAACTGAACCTCGCACGATTCATAGAACTGGAACTGGTCCATGAAGGCTATCATGTGACACTTTCTGCTGATGGGGAGGAGGGATTGCAGAAAGCACTCGACCATGATTTCGACTGCATATTGCTTGATCTGATGCTCCCGAAACTGAATGGACTGGAAGTATGCCGCCGGCTGAGGAAGGAGAAGGATACACCAATCATCATCATTACAGCCAAGGGGGAAACCTATGATAAGGTGATCGGATTGGACTATGGCGCCGATGATTACATTGTGAAGCCCTTCGAAATAGAGGAGCTGCTCGCTAGGATACGCGTCATCATGAGACGTTCCAGTTCAAAGGAAGACAACCGGGAAATACTGGAACTCCATGGCATAACGATGGATACATCCGCCTACCACGTCACTCTGGACGACAGGGAGCTCGACTTGACCAAGACGGAGTATGAACTCCTCCATCTCCTGATGAAGAATGCCGGTGTCGTCCTGCAACGGGAGACCATTCTTGACCATGTGTGGGGGTATGACAGTGAAGTGGAGACGAATGTGGTGGATGTTTATATCAGATACCTCCGAAACAAGCTCAAACCTTTCGACAAGCACAAACTGATAGAGACTGTCAGGGGTGTAGGGTATGTGATCCGGTCATGA
- a CDS encoding phosphatase PAP2 family protein: MTRMKKLSLFLVFTLIFGVIAYFHESRIGHWIDTEVYEFIYASESFITTALMLGFTQVGEVLSMVILSLIMITILMLYRLKFETLFMIISMLASSVLIPVMKNSFDRERPSMLRLIDIKGFSFPSGHAMGSTIFFGSLMTLIKNSGLNNKSMLYGLCAFFILMISSSRVYLGVHYPTDVIAGIVAGTAVVIATSFILHKKLDRLPSPI; encoded by the coding sequence ATGACCCGAATGAAGAAACTTTCGCTCTTTCTGGTTTTTACCCTCATTTTTGGCGTCATCGCCTATTTTCATGAGTCCCGTATCGGACATTGGATCGATACTGAAGTCTATGAGTTCATCTATGCTTCCGAGAGCTTCATTACAACAGCATTGATGCTCGGCTTCACACAGGTCGGTGAAGTCCTGTCGATGGTCATCCTTTCATTGATAATGATTACGATATTGATGCTCTACAGGCTGAAGTTCGAGACCCTTTTCATGATCATCTCCATGCTCGCAAGCAGCGTACTCATTCCGGTCATGAAAAATTCATTCGACAGGGAAAGACCTTCCATGCTGAGACTCATCGATATCAAAGGATTCAGTTTTCCAAGTGGGCATGCGATGGGATCGACGATCTTCTTCGGCTCCCTCATGACGCTGATCAAGAACAGCGGTCTGAATAATAAAAGCATGCTGTATGGATTATGTGCATTCTTCATACTGATGATTTCTTCTTCAAGAGTCTACCTTGGCGTCCATTATCCCACGGATGTAATTGCTGGAATTGTGGCCGGTACAGCTGTCGTCATCGCTACGAGCTTCATCCTCCATAAAAAGCTTGACAGATTACCATCGCCTATATAA
- a CDS encoding undecaprenyldiphospho-muramoylpentapeptide beta-N-acetylglucosaminyltransferase: MEAKKRKVVLTGGGTVGHVMLNKLLIPCFINKGVEPVYIGSKKGIEKEIIGATSIKYYNISSGKLRRYISAENFKDVFKVMRGVGDARKVLKKEQVEFVFSKGGFVSVPVVLAAKSLGIPVYIHESDITPGLANRIAGKFATKIYVTFKKTLEYVPKGKSEYLGPVIRDELKRGYRDIGYELTGFTEEKPVMIVMGGSLGARSINTFVRENLDALTKEWQIIHLCGRGNYQEGLDNPNYRQFEFVKKELPHLLRISDIAVGRSGSNAIYEFLLNEKPMILIPLPLSQSRGDQVENAEYFKEKGYAEVIQDEELDLETFQTTLDRIQGNKDAIVECMKKFEGGFRPESLVNLLLDGEGQR; encoded by the coding sequence ATGGAAGCGAAAAAGAGAAAAGTTGTCCTCACCGGTGGAGGCACCGTCGGACACGTAATGCTTAACAAACTGCTTATACCCTGCTTTATAAATAAGGGTGTTGAACCTGTCTATATTGGTTCGAAAAAGGGAATTGAAAAGGAAATAATCGGTGCAACATCCATCAAATACTACAATATTTCAAGCGGAAAGCTGAGACGCTACATTTCTGCCGAGAACTTCAAGGATGTATTCAAAGTCATGAGGGGTGTCGGGGATGCCCGTAAAGTATTGAAGAAGGAACAGGTCGAATTCGTATTTTCAAAAGGCGGTTTCGTCAGTGTACCGGTTGTGTTGGCAGCCAAATCTCTTGGAATTCCAGTATATATACATGAGTCCGACATCACTCCGGGCCTGGCCAACCGTATAGCTGGAAAATTCGCCACTAAAATCTATGTCACTTTCAAGAAGACCCTGGAGTATGTTCCGAAAGGAAAATCCGAGTATCTGGGCCCAGTGATACGGGATGAACTCAAAAGGGGCTACAGGGATATCGGATATGAACTCACCGGATTCACTGAAGAAAAGCCCGTCATGATCGTGATGGGAGGCTCCCTCGGTGCCCGTTCAATCAATACCTTCGTAAGGGAGAACCTCGATGCCCTGACGAAGGAATGGCAGATCATCCACCTATGTGGACGGGGCAATTACCAGGAGGGGCTCGACAACCCGAACTACAGACAGTTCGAATTCGTGAAGAAGGAGCTGCCGCACCTTCTGAGGATTTCGGATATTGCCGTCGGAAGAAGTGGTTCGAATGCCATCTATGAGTTCCTGCTGAATGAAAAGCCGATGATACTCATCCCGCTGCCGCTCTCTCAGAGCAGGGGAGATCAGGTTGAAAACGCCGAGTACTTCAAGGAAAAGGGCTATGCTGAAGTCATTCAGGACGAAGAACTGGATCTTGAAACATTCCAGACCACCCTGGACCGCATCCAAGGCAACAAGGATGCCATCGTGGAATGCATGAAGAAGTTTGAAGGTGGCTTCAGGCCGGAATCACTTGTCAATCTTCTGCTCGATGGGGAGGGGCAGCGATGA
- a CDS encoding S41 family peptidase, producing MNEEHERHETKNPGGRRINIKLFWFIIILLTSVIATAVITALSLEAGNEKAVNVGTDTRSEFSKLYNVYDTINSEYYEDVDRDALIESSIQGMVEGLDDPYSEYMNNEETEAFQETVTGNFEGIGAEVMQEGNRIIVTSPMRGSPAEEAGIEPGDEIIAVDGESIEGWTTQEAVQLIRGEKGTDVVLTIVRGEGDPIDITITRDTIHIDSVTYEEVDGVGHISVNRFQRGTTEEFESKLNEAAEDDVEDVIIDFRYNPGGLLDEAVNMINQFIDEGQTVLSLEDNNGERNEIATSGEANPNTEDFTVYILINEGSASASEVFAGAMDDLTGATIAGTQSFGKGVVQQTVEFGDDSLLKYTNTKWLTPNGHWIHGEGITPDIKLVNPDYYRVDMLSPDEVYTEGIANETVPSIKVALDTLGYEIEDFDEDFGPDLTTAVGDFQSDNGLEMTGNVTGETSTILMSELREYINENDAQLEYLVDYINGEYTEEEIEEYAESRAQHLEIELPEEETEEGEPSEGQDEEQEEESTEEPVDEASPEEESTEE from the coding sequence TTGAACGAAGAACATGAGCGTCATGAGACGAAGAATCCGGGTGGACGCCGGATCAACATAAAACTTTTCTGGTTCATCATTATCCTGCTGACTTCGGTCATAGCAACGGCGGTCATTACTGCGCTCAGTCTGGAAGCCGGGAATGAAAAGGCCGTCAATGTGGGGACCGATACGAGAAGCGAATTTTCCAAACTGTACAATGTATATGACACGATCAACTCCGAATACTATGAAGATGTGGACCGGGATGCCCTGATTGAATCCTCCATCCAGGGCATGGTCGAAGGATTGGATGACCCGTATAGTGAATACATGAACAACGAAGAGACGGAAGCATTCCAGGAAACGGTCACAGGAAATTTCGAAGGCATCGGAGCAGAAGTGATGCAGGAAGGCAATCGCATCATCGTGACTTCACCGATGCGCGGCTCGCCGGCAGAAGAGGCGGGCATCGAACCTGGCGATGAGATCATTGCGGTCGACGGCGAGTCCATTGAAGGATGGACGACCCAGGAGGCTGTGCAGCTCATACGTGGTGAAAAGGGGACGGACGTCGTGCTCACCATCGTAAGAGGGGAAGGCGATCCGATCGACATAACGATCACAAGGGATACGATCCATATCGACAGTGTGACGTATGAAGAAGTCGATGGCGTCGGACACATCAGTGTCAATCGCTTCCAGAGAGGGACGACCGAAGAATTTGAAAGCAAACTGAATGAAGCTGCTGAAGACGACGTCGAGGACGTCATCATCGACTTCAGATACAATCCTGGCGGCCTGCTGGATGAGGCGGTCAACATGATCAACCAGTTCATCGATGAGGGCCAGACCGTGCTGTCCCTTGAAGATAATAATGGCGAACGCAATGAAATAGCGACAAGCGGGGAAGCAAACCCGAATACGGAGGACTTCACCGTCTACATCCTGATCAATGAAGGATCGGCGAGCGCTTCAGAAGTCTTTGCGGGCGCCATGGACGACCTCACCGGCGCCACCATCGCTGGTACGCAATCATTCGGCAAAGGTGTCGTCCAGCAGACAGTGGAATTCGGTGACGACTCCCTTCTGAAATATACGAACACCAAATGGCTGACACCAAACGGCCATTGGATACATGGGGAAGGCATCACACCGGACATTAAACTCGTCAACCCCGATTATTACAGGGTCGATATGCTCAGCCCGGATGAAGTGTACACAGAGGGCATTGCCAATGAGACGGTGCCGTCGATCAAAGTTGCTCTCGATACCCTCGGCTACGAAATTGAAGACTTCGATGAAGATTTCGGCCCTGATCTTACGACAGCGGTCGGTGACTTCCAGTCCGACAATGGTCTTGAAATGACCGGGAATGTGACAGGTGAAACTTCCACCATCCTCATGAGTGAACTGAGGGAGTACATCAATGAGAATGATGCCCAGCTCGAATATCTCGTCGACTACATCAATGGGGAATACACTGAAGAAGAAATTGAGGAGTATGCTGAAAGCAGGGCACAGCACCTTGAAATAGAATTGCCTGAAGAGGAAACAGAAGAAGGTGAGCCTTCCGAAGGACAGGATGAAGAACAGGAAGAGGAATCCACAGAAGAACCTGTAGACGAAGCATCTCCTGAAGAAGAATCTACAGAAGAATAA
- the deoD gene encoding purine-nucleoside phosphorylase, which produces MSIHINAKKGDIADTILLPGDPLRAKYIAENFLDDVICYNEVRNMLGFTGYYKGKRISVQGTGMGVPSISIYIHELMDEYGVKNLIRVGTCGAIQKDVKVRDVILAQSASSDSYQNRKLFKNIEYAPTSDFELLLSSYNEAKKKGLNVQVGNVFTADSFYDENGNIEQLAQYGVLALEMESSALFTISKKFDARALSILTVSDHVLTGEATSSEERQTTFNEMIEVALDASLPFIEENQ; this is translated from the coding sequence ATGAGTATTCACATCAATGCAAAAAAAGGTGATATTGCAGACACTATCCTGCTGCCGGGAGATCCGCTCAGGGCGAAGTATATCGCAGAGAACTTCCTGGACGATGTCATCTGCTACAATGAAGTACGTAACATGCTCGGTTTCACCGGATACTACAAAGGGAAGCGCATTTCCGTACAGGGAACGGGCATGGGTGTCCCTTCAATCTCCATATATATCCACGAACTCATGGATGAATATGGGGTCAAAAACCTGATCAGGGTCGGTACATGCGGCGCAATCCAGAAGGACGTCAAAGTAAGGGATGTCATCCTTGCACAGAGTGCCTCAAGCGACTCCTACCAGAACAGGAAGCTTTTCAAAAATATCGAATATGCTCCGACTTCCGACTTCGAACTGCTGCTTTCAAGCTACAATGAAGCGAAGAAGAAGGGCCTGAACGTCCAAGTGGGCAACGTTTTCACAGCGGATTCATTCTATGATGAAAATGGCAACATCGAGCAGCTCGCCCAATATGGTGTGCTTGCCCTCGAGATGGAATCGAGTGCGCTGTTCACCATCAGCAAGAAGTTCGATGCAAGGGCGCTCTCCATCTTGACGGTATCCGACCATGTGCTGACAGGTGAAGCGACATCGAGCGAGGAGCGCCAGACGACATTCAATGAGATGATTGAAGTCGCATTGGATGCCAGCCTACCATTCATCGAAGAAAATCAATAG
- a CDS encoding YozE family protein — MKNYSFYQYIRTRRGEASPIGRLAEHIAGDAMFPKYSDDYLEISDYLERNPYEDMPLSHYDTAFEDYRNWLEH, encoded by the coding sequence ATGAAGAACTATTCCTTCTATCAATATATCAGAACACGAAGAGGGGAAGCTTCACCCATCGGCCGACTGGCCGAACATATTGCGGGTGATGCCATGTTCCCGAAGTATTCCGACGACTATCTTGAAATATCAGACTACCTGGAGAGGAACCCCTACGAGGACATGCCGCTTTCGCATTATGACACAGCTTTTGAAGACTATCGCAACTGGCTGGAGCATTAG
- a CDS encoding PTS glucose transporter subunit IIA: protein MFKNLFGKKNDVDKEIEITSPLNGKYVKLEDIPDPVFAEKMMGEGFGVDPTDGEVVAPVAGTVMQVFPTNHAVGIKTNNGLEVLIHIGLETVAMEGKGFEGHVSEGDKVEKGDKLVTFDMDLVKSEANSTISPVIITNSDVLDSFDLKEVTDLDRADTVVASASIK from the coding sequence ATGTTTAAAAATCTATTTGGAAAAAAGAATGATGTAGACAAAGAAATCGAAATCACGAGTCCATTGAATGGAAAGTATGTTAAATTGGAAGATATTCCCGACCCGGTCTTCGCAGAAAAGATGATGGGTGAAGGGTTCGGCGTCGATCCGACGGATGGGGAAGTCGTAGCACCGGTGGCTGGAACAGTCATGCAGGTATTCCCTACGAACCATGCTGTCGGCATCAAAACCAATAACGGTCTGGAAGTGCTCATACACATCGGCCTGGAGACTGTAGCGATGGAAGGTAAAGGGTTTGAAGGCCACGTATCGGAAGGGGACAAGGTCGAGAAGGGTGACAAGCTTGTCACTTTCGACATGGATCTAGTAAAATCGGAAGCGAACAGTACAATCTCCCCGGTCATCATCACAAACAGTGATGTTCTTGACTCGTTCGACCTTAAGGAAGTTACGGACCTGGATCGGGCGGACACTGTCGTTGCGAGCGCATCCATCAAGTAA
- the msrB gene encoding peptide-methionine (R)-S-oxide reductase MsrB, whose protein sequence is MAIERNESELTAEEYKVMKENGTEPPFQNEYWNHYEDGLYVDKIKGTPLFTSRDKFASDCGWPSFAKSISEDVTEHFDDSFGMRRTEVRSESSDSHLGHVFEDGPQELGGLRYCINSAALEFIPKDELEEKGYGEYLKYFE, encoded by the coding sequence ATGGCTATTGAAAGAAATGAAAGCGAACTGACTGCAGAAGAATACAAGGTGATGAAGGAGAACGGCACAGAACCTCCTTTTCAGAATGAATACTGGAACCATTATGAGGATGGCCTGTATGTGGATAAGATCAAGGGAACACCCCTGTTCACTTCACGGGACAAATTTGCCTCCGACTGCGGATGGCCGAGTTTTGCAAAAAGCATATCGGAAGATGTGACGGAGCACTTCGACGATTCTTTCGGCATGCGGCGTACCGAAGTCAGGAGTGAGTCCTCGGACAGCCACCTTGGCCACGTATTCGAAGACGGCCCACAGGAACTCGGAGGACTGCGCTACTGCATCAATTCAGCAGCGCTCGAGTTCATTCCGAAGGATGAACTTGAGGAAAAAGGCTATGGTGAATATTTGAAGTACTTTGAGTAG
- the msrA gene encoding peptide-methionine (S)-S-oxide reductase MsrA yields the protein MAIATLAGGCFWCLVKPFDQFEGVNSVVSGYSNGHVENPTYQEVTSGTTGHVEAVQIDFDEDVMSYEKLLDIFFKTFDPTDTGGQFGDRGPQYMPAIFYHDDKQKRVAEATIESLDAQNIFNGPIRTPVLPYKNFYRAEEEHQDFYKTNSAHYNAYFKGSGRKSFLEEHWGVE from the coding sequence TTGGCAATAGCAACATTGGCAGGCGGATGTTTTTGGTGTCTCGTAAAGCCATTCGATCAGTTTGAAGGCGTCAACTCCGTCGTTTCCGGGTATTCGAACGGACATGTGGAGAACCCGACATATCAAGAGGTGACGAGTGGCACCACGGGTCATGTCGAAGCAGTACAGATTGATTTTGATGAAGATGTGATGTCCTATGAAAAACTGCTGGATATATTCTTCAAAACCTTCGATCCTACAGACACAGGCGGCCAGTTTGGCGACAGGGGCCCGCAGTATATGCCTGCGATATTCTATCATGATGACAAACAGAAGCGTGTTGCCGAGGCAACGATAGAGTCTCTTGATGCCCAGAACATATTCAATGGTCCCATCAGGACTCCGGTTCTGCCCTATAAGAATTTCTACAGGGCGGAAGAGGAGCACCAGGACTTCTACAAGACGAACAGTGCGCATTACAACGCATACTTCAAGGGCTCAGGCAGAAAATCATTCTTGGAAGAGCATTGGGGAGTGGAATAG
- a CDS encoding DUF2140 family protein: MNIWKWLFMGLLLVNAAIVIWLSTALSGDYQAPSAENDNYTPEESGIEVKMNNDAMESIINDAIDDESLAITVDEEQIALDVVRQVIGLSIETSVELEPVSTGEEVVFELVDINISDLPLSQNMMYGLIKDQSDLPEGISFRDDERALVIDSEVFTEQLEWDVRVDSIDYENDEWYFSIIR; the protein is encoded by the coding sequence TTGAATATTTGGAAATGGCTTTTCATGGGACTGCTGCTGGTGAACGCAGCTATCGTCATATGGCTGTCTACAGCGCTAAGCGGCGATTATCAGGCCCCTTCGGCAGAAAATGATAATTATACTCCAGAAGAATCGGGTATAGAGGTAAAGATGAACAACGATGCAATGGAATCCATCATCAATGATGCCATCGATGATGAGAGCCTCGCGATCACCGTAGACGAGGAGCAGATCGCCCTGGATGTGGTCAGGCAGGTAATCGGATTATCGATTGAAACTTCGGTCGAACTTGAACCGGTCTCCACTGGTGAAGAAGTGGTGTTTGAGCTGGTGGACATCAACATTTCTGATCTGCCACTCTCACAGAACATGATGTATGGCCTGATCAAAGATCAGAGCGACCTGCCCGAAGGCATCAGTTTCAGGGATGACGAACGTGCCCTTGTAATCGATTCGGAAGTGTTCACAGAGCAGCTTGAATGGGATGTCAGAGTCGATTCGATTGATTATGAGAATGATGAGTGGTATTTTTCTATAATAAGATAA
- a CDS encoding dihydrofolate reductase, with translation MVSLIVCHAEQNVIGFKNKMPWHLPNDLKHVKKLTQGNTIVMGRKTFDSLGRPLPNRRNVVLTRNRDFDAEGIDVIHEVADIKELEGEVFIFGGSGVYGQTMGLVDEMHITRIHETFGGDTFFPEYDESEWELVSSEEGIIDDKNRYPHEFLHFRRRTH, from the coding sequence ATGGTATCTTTAATCGTATGTCACGCGGAACAGAATGTCATCGGCTTCAAGAACAAGATGCCGTGGCACCTGCCGAATGACCTTAAGCATGTCAAAAAGCTGACTCAGGGCAATACAATCGTCATGGGGCGGAAAACCTTCGATTCACTCGGGCGGCCCCTGCCGAACCGCCGCAATGTCGTGCTGACGCGAAACAGGGATTTTGATGCGGAAGGTATTGATGTCATCCATGAAGTGGCGGACATCAAAGAGCTGGAAGGGGAGGTATTCATCTTCGGCGGCAGCGGCGTCTATGGTCAGACGATGGGCCTTGTCGATGAAATGCACATCACAAGGATCCACGAAACTTTTGGCGGGGATACTTTCTTTCCGGAATATGATGAGTCGGAATGGGAACTTGTGTCCAGTGAAGAAGGCATCATAGACGACAAGAACAGATATCCCCATGAATTCCTTCATTTCAGGCGCAGGACACATTAG
- a CDS encoding thymidylate synthase, protein MMNRFDQTYHDLLKKIMEEGKYKGDRTGTGTHSIFGHQMRFNMEDGFPLLTTKKVLFKMLATELIWFIRGDTNIRFLLQYNNNIWNEWAFKNWVESEEYKGPDMTDFGNRAQKDEGFKAIYQKEMDAFKKRVLEDDEFAEKYGNLGNVYGRQWRAWEGPDGSFTDQLKDVVENIRHNPDSRRHIVTAWNPAEIGTMALPPCHAFFQFYVNDGRLSLQLYQRSGDVFLGVPFNIASYALLLHLVARECGLRPHEFVHTLGDAHIYTNHFDAVETQLERDGFEAPGIRIHGERSMFELDYEDFEVVDYESHPYIKAPIAV, encoded by the coding sequence ATGATGAATCGTTTCGATCAGACATACCATGATCTCCTGAAAAAGATCATGGAAGAGGGAAAGTACAAGGGTGACCGTACCGGCACGGGTACACATTCCATCTTCGGCCACCAGATGAGGTTCAACATGGAGGACGGATTTCCACTGCTCACCACGAAGAAGGTGCTGTTCAAGATGCTTGCGACCGAACTTATATGGTTCATACGCGGGGATACGAACATACGTTTCCTGCTCCAGTACAACAACAACATCTGGAACGAATGGGCCTTCAAGAACTGGGTCGAGTCTGAGGAGTACAAAGGACCGGATATGACCGACTTCGGAAATCGTGCCCAGAAGGATGAAGGATTCAAGGCGATCTATCAGAAGGAGATGGATGCCTTCAAGAAAAGGGTCCTTGAGGATGATGAATTTGCCGAAAAGTATGGAAACCTGGGCAATGTATATGGCCGCCAGTGGCGTGCATGGGAAGGTCCCGACGGCAGTTTTACGGACCAGCTCAAGGATGTGGTGGAGAACATCCGCCATAACCCGGATTCCCGCCGCCATATCGTCACCGCCTGGAACCCGGCTGAAATCGGCACGATGGCCCTGCCGCCATGCCATGCCTTCTTCCAGTTCTATGTAAATGACGGCAGGCTGAGCCTCCAGCTCTACCAGAGGAGTGGGGATGTATTCCTGGGTGTGCCTTTCAACATCGCAAGTTATGCACTTCTTCTGCATCTTGTTGCCAGGGAGTGCGGCCTCCGTCCACATGAATTCGTCCATACGCTCGGGGATGCACACATCTACACCAACCATTTCGATGCGGTTGAAACGCAGCTCGAGCGGGATGGCTTCGAAGCCCCTGGAATAAGGATACATGGTGAGCGCTCCATGTTTGAACTGGATTATGAGGACTTCGAAGTCGTGGACTATGAATCACATCCTTATATCAAGGCACCAATCGCTGTATAG
- a CDS encoding BrxA/BrxB family bacilliredoxin, producing MNPYEAYMKEIAQPMREELTGRSFEDLTTPEGVDQFMDSLAPEETAFVVINSVCGCAAGLARPAAVTVAEQNPIRPDRKATVFAGQDKEATERMREYVGQAPSSPSMALFKGRELVHFMPREHIEGRDVNDIMMDIKEAFDDHCS from the coding sequence ATGAATCCATATGAAGCATACATGAAGGAAATTGCCCAGCCGATGCGTGAAGAGTTGACCGGAAGGTCGTTTGAGGATTTGACGACTCCTGAAGGAGTCGATCAGTTCATGGACAGCCTGGCACCTGAAGAAACCGCGTTTGTCGTCATCAACAGTGTCTGCGGATGTGCGGCAGGACTCGCAAGACCTGCCGCTGTAACCGTCGCTGAACAGAACCCGATTCGACCGGACAGGAAGGCGACCGTCTTTGCAGGCCAGGACAAGGAAGCGACTGAACGTATGCGCGAGTATGTCGGACAGGCACCTTCCAGCCCTTCCATGGCATTGTTCAAAGGCAGGGAGCTGGTGCATTTCATGCCGCGTGAACATATCGAGGGCAGGGACGTCAACGATATCATGATGGATATCAAAGAGGCTTTCGACGACCATTGCTCATAA
- a CDS encoding virulence factor, protein MRRTGCKKKPKLESDFGAVSTQVLTFKNIPYQIKLNDGEEHRKQLPDHFLKAVEEATLPEDNIILLRKWEDYSTRYGEPEEIFGELSEELDALYDEKRLAELVLEAQTKSTPEPKRYFKVSVDDFRSKEDWKDRLWLLNHMETPTEADYEVLSIALEDEKMQVRREAVSLLAMIEEKTTLPYLKRALEDRSVPVRRTAGDAYSDLGYVEGLEDIYPLLDDRSPIVRWRAAMFIYEVGNEESLPHLKAHTDEPQYDVRLQIEMAIARIEQGEAALGSVWKQIQERER, encoded by the coding sequence ATCCGGAGAACAGGATGTAAAAAAAAACCAAAATTAGAGAGTGATTTCGGGGCCGTCTCCACACAGGTCCTGACATTCAAGAATATACCGTATCAGATCAAGCTGAATGACGGGGAAGAGCACCGGAAACAGCTGCCTGACCATTTCCTGAAGGCGGTGGAGGAAGCGACATTGCCGGAAGATAACATCATCCTCCTCAGGAAATGGGAGGACTATAGTACGCGCTATGGTGAACCTGAAGAGATATTCGGGGAACTCTCGGAGGAGCTGGATGCACTCTATGATGAAAAGAGGCTGGCCGAGCTCGTCCTGGAGGCGCAGACGAAGAGCACTCCGGAACCGAAGCGGTACTTCAAAGTATCCGTCGACGACTTCCGTTCAAAAGAGGACTGGAAGGACCGCCTATGGCTCCTCAATCATATGGAGACGCCGACGGAAGCGGATTACGAAGTGCTTTCAATTGCGCTTGAAGATGAAAAGATGCAGGTGCGGCGGGAAGCTGTGAGCCTGCTTGCCATGATTGAAGAAAAGACGACACTGCCATATCTGAAGCGTGCACTCGAGGACCGTTCAGTACCCGTCAGAAGGACTGCGGGGGACGCCTACAGCGATCTAGGCTATGTAGAAGGGTTGGAGGACATCTATCCTCTTCTTGATGACAGGAGCCCCATCGTAAGGTGGCGTGCAGCGATGTTCATCTATGAGGTGGGGAACGAAGAAAGCCTGCCGCACCTCAAGGCGCATACTGATGAACCCCAGTATGATGTACGCCTCCAGATCGAAATGGCCATCGCCAGAATCGAACAGGGGGAAGCAGCCTTAGGCAGTGTCTGGAAACAAATTCAAGAAAGGGAGCGGTAG
- a CDS encoding NifU N-terminal domain-containing protein has product MEIVKIEPTPSPNTMKITVSEEKAEMKSSTYRQVTDEAPAFINRILELDDVTSVFHALDFISVDKSPKADWETLIPEIEQTFTSGEQDVKKNQN; this is encoded by the coding sequence ATGGAAATAGTAAAGATTGAACCGACACCAAGTCCGAACACAATGAAGATTACAGTAAGTGAAGAGAAAGCGGAAATGAAATCATCCACATACCGACAGGTGACGGATGAAGCGCCTGCCTTCATCAACAGGATCCTTGAACTCGATGATGTGACGAGTGTCTTCCACGCACTCGATTTCATCTCTGTGGACAAGTCCCCGAAAGCAGATTGGGAGACTCTTATCCCGGAAATTGAACAGACGTTCACATCCGGAGAACAGGATGTAAAAAAAAACCAAAATTAG
- a CDS encoding zinc-finger domain-containing protein, translated as MNLEVLDKINALEEKYCQGCLLKELNRSEGTRTAAHNFCIHECSVGIAIRSHGNKLQ; from the coding sequence GTGAATCTCGAAGTATTGGATAAGATCAACGCCCTTGAAGAAAAGTATTGCCAAGGCTGTCTTCTTAAGGAACTGAACCGTTCCGAAGGCACCCGGACGGCTGCACATAATTTCTGCATCCACGAGTGTTCTGTAGGCATCGCCATACGGTCACACGGGAATAAGTTGCAATAG